One Candidatus Symbiobacter mobilis CR genomic window, AGGTGGCCTTTGGCTTGGAGGATCGTGCGGCCTTCGATGCGCCCGCATTGGCTGACCGTGCCGTCCACCGGGCACAGCAGCCCTGTAGGCGCGAGGGGACGTGCTTCGGGGCGCAGTGCCCTGGTGAAGAAATCGTTGAAGCAGGCGTAGTGGGAAAGGTCAGGATGCTGTGCCTGCGTCATATCGACCTGATAGCGCTGGACAAACCATCGGATCAACGCGGTGGACAACTTCCCGGCACGCCATCGCGCCACCCAGCCCAATGCGATGGTCAGCGGCTTTTGGGGAGTGAGCAGGGCTAGAAGGGTGAGCAGGCGGCAGGACATGGTGGGGCAATCTGTACGTGTACGGTGGGAGTGCGTGTTTGTACCAAAGCAGGTACCACACCGGAATAGGCAACATGGGGTGCGCCGACATGGAACCTTGTATTTCGGCAGGCCGATGTTTGCCGATGCACGGCAGCCCTCACCTGCACTTGACGAAGCACCACCCTTTGCCGCTAGGCGAGGGCAATAGGCTCTATGAAAAGTCAGGCGGGGAAGAACGGCAGGAACAGATTGCGCAGCTTGCGCACCACGACCAGATCGGCTTGGCCGATGGTGTTCGTTCCATCCCAGTCGCAGTACATCAGCCCGGAGACGGATTTGTTCGCGATGGGCAGGATGACGAAACGGCGAATCTCGGGGAGCAGGGTTGTGTAGCCGTCGGGCAGGGCGCTGGGCTTGAGCTTGGTGACGTCCGCAATCGAGATATCGACGTTGTTGCGGATGACCGCGTGGAACGCCGTCGTATGGTGTTCGGTCGTCGCAATGCGAATTTTGCTGCGTAGCTCGTCGATGCCTTTGCCGTACCCATAACAGATACGGAAATCGCCCGAACGCATTTTGGTGAACAGCAAGCAGTGCGCGGAGTGCAGAATTTGGTGCAGCCCGGCAAAGATGGCGCCGGCGAGCGATTCCATGCTTGTCCATTCTGATTGCTGCACATCCTTGTGGAGCTGTTCGAGCTGGGATTCCCTGGTCACGGAGCGGGAGCGGCGGTCGGTCAGGGTGCCTTCGTCGAGCTTGCGGTCGATCCATCCTAGGACCGAAGATTTGTCGATGCCGGGAAGCTCCAAACGCTTGACGAGGTGATGTACCTCGCTGGTTCTCCCGTCGCGGATCAGCGAGGAGGCTTCGTTGGAAAACCGCGCCACACCGACCAGGGTGGGGTCTCCGGTACCGTCGATGATCGAGACGATCGACCGGGGGTACCCCCAGTGACGCGCTACTTCAATGCCCACTTGCTGGTGGGTCATGCCAAGCACGTCGATGGCTGCAACATCCTGCTCTGCGCCCGAAACAACTTTTTGGTGTACGAGCGCACTTTCTTCCGGGAGGAAGGTGGTGGTCATCAGGTTGCCCAGATCGACCATCAGGGTGGCGATGGAGACAGCTTCGGCACGCTGGGCACAGAGGTTGCGCGCCAGGTCGGAAGCCATCAGGATTTTGGCCAGGCATTCCCGCTGTTGCATCTCCTCGTTCGTGGCCATTGAGGTGTTGAGCACTACATGCAACAGCGCGTCTGACCCGAGGACGCGCACGGCGTTCGTGACCGACGAGGTTTCTGGAGCAAAAGGGCCATACATGGGGGAATTGGCCAGGCGCAACACCTTTTGGGTCAGTGCAAAGTCTTGCACGATCTTCCCCGCCATGTGATCCGGTTGTACACGGATGTTGTGCAAGGAACCCAGGATCGACATCACGGTGCTTTCCAGGGCCGGGACGCCACGGGACTGGTTCATCTCCGCATAGAGCTTGTCGAGCACGGCGTTGTTCATGCCACCCCCTTGGGCCGGTTTTGCAGCAGCGCTTGGAGCTGGGGGGCAGGCATAGGCTTGCCGAGTAGGTATCCCTGAAAGAGGTTGCATCCAACGCCCCGGATGAAGCCGAATTGCTCTTCATCTTCAATGCCTTCGGCAACGATCAGCAGATCGATGCTGTGTGCGAGGTTCACCATCGCCGCAATGAGCTTGCGGTTTGCGCCACCAGGGTACGACGGGGGTTCGATGGCCCGGACGAAGGATTTGTCGATCTTGATGCTCGTGACAGGCAGGCGGGTCAGATACGCCAGACTGGAGAAGCCGGTACCGAAATCGTCGATGGAAAACTGGATTCCCTGCTTGCACAGCCGCTCCAACGCGAGCTGCGTCTTTTCTTTGCTATGCATCAGGGTCGATTCGGTGATTTCCAAGATCAGGAAAGCGGGGTCGATCCCCGTTTCCGCAACGACTTCGAGCACGCTGTCGTCAAAAGACGCTTCCTCGAACTGTAGTGGCGAGACATTGACGGACATGACGAATGACGGCATGTGTTTGCGGAATTCCCGCAAGTGGTGGCATGCGTAGCGAAGCGCCCATCTGCCCAGGAAGGGCATGAGACCTGATTCTTCGGCAATGCGGATGAATTGGTCTGGCGCAACCCGCCCGAAGGTGCGGCTTTTCCATCGCATCAGCGCTTCGGCGCCGATAAGGCGGCGATGCACATCGAATTGCGGCTGGAACTCCATGAAGAACTCGCCTTCTTCGATCCCCGTGTGGATGGCTGCGCGGATCGAAAAGTCCACGCTTTCCGGGGGGCGAAGGAAGATGCTGATGCGGTTTTTCCCCTCGCCTTTGGACTGGTACATCGCGTTGTCGGCATTTTTGAGCAGCATGGAGTAGTCGCTGCCGTGCCGGGGATATTCCGCGACGCCGATGCTCACGCCCATGTAGGCGCTGTGCGGAGAGGTGTCGTAGGGACGTGCGATGGCGAACAGGATGTCCTGCATGGCCGCCTTGGCATCGTCGGCGGTTTTTCCATTCATGAACAAAACGAACTCGTCCCCACCAAGCCGGGCGAGTAGGTCATTGGGGCGGATGGCTTTGCGCAGGCGTTTGGCCGTTTCGACGAGTACGGCGTCGCCCACGGTGTGCCCGAAAGAGTCGTTGATCGTCTTGAACCCGTCGAGGTCGAGCATGGCCAGCGAGAACAGCGGACACCCAGCCTGGATGTATTGGTCAACGGTCTTGCGCAAAAAAACCCGGTTGGGTAGCCCGGTCAGTGCATCGTGCTCGGCGGCGTGCCGCAGTGCGGACTCATCCGCCTTCCAGGCAGAGATGTCGATGATGCACAAGGCGTACTGCTGGATACCGGGAAGCTGGTAGCCCCGAACATTGATCCAGGATTCCTGCCCTTGCCGCACTGCGCGCACATCGCAGGTGAAGTAATCGGGCGTGCCATGGCAGGCTGCCAAAAACACTTCGGCATCGTCCTTGTGGAGGATGTCGAGGAACGTGCGGGGGATCGGCGCCGGTTGTGCTGGGTCGGTGCATCCCAGCCACCGTTGTCCTTGTTCCGAAACGAACTTGACACCAAGGTCTGCGTCGATGCGCAACACGGCATCCAGTACGCGATCCAGGGTAGGGGAAGTCATGGGTATGACCCTGTTGTCGGGCGCGCAGTAGGCGCGGCGAACTTCAGTGGGAGCGGGACTGCAGCACCGGAGCCGGTGTGGTGACTACACATGGATTCCATGCTCCCTGCAGTAACAGCCGATGCCTGGAAAAAGGCATTTGCGCATGACGGGCGCCAGAAATATCCGCAGCCCAAAACCCCCGCAGACATCTTGACAGAGGTACGACGTATCGCACAAAAACAGCGAGAAAACAGTGAAAAAGCTGGGGGAAAAACTGGGGGATATATTCCAGTGATTCCAGTGATTCTGAGAACCATCACTATCAGCGACAGTGGCATCAGCCATTCCGGATGTGGAGCGTAGAGCAGTAGACAGCCCGCACAGCAAAAGATAGAGAACTAGATAGAGAGCTATTAGGAACTCTTTCAAATCATTGTAGCCATCGGTTTTTTCGTTCTCGCGTAGCCCTTGTGAGGGCAGT contains:
- a CDS encoding HDOD domain-containing protein, which translates into the protein MNNAVLDKLYAEMNQSRGVPALESTVMSILGSLHNIRVQPDHMAGKIVQDFALTQKVLRLANSPMYGPFAPETSSVTNAVRVLGSDALLHVVLNTSMATNEEMQQRECLAKILMASDLARNLCAQRAEAVSIATLMVDLGNLMTTTFLPEESALVHQKVVSGAEQDVAAIDVLGMTHQQVGIEVARHWGYPRSIVSIIDGTGDPTLVGVARFSNEASSLIRDGRTSEVHHLVKRLELPGIDKSSVLGWIDRKLDEGTLTDRRSRSVTRESQLEQLHKDVQQSEWTSMESLAGAIFAGLHQILHSAHCLLFTKMRSGDFRICYGYGKGIDELRSKIRIATTEHHTTAFHAVIRNNVDISIADVTKLKPSALPDGYTTLLPEIRRFVILPIANKSVSGLMYCDWDGTNTIGQADLVVVRKLRNLFLPFFPA
- a CDS encoding putative bifunctional diguanylate cyclase/phosphodiesterase, with protein sequence MTSPTLDRVLDAVLRIDADLGVKFVSEQGQRWLGCTDPAQPAPIPRTFLDILHKDDAEVFLAACHGTPDYFTCDVRAVRQGQESWINVRGYQLPGIQQYALCIIDISAWKADESALRHAAEHDALTGLPNRVFLRKTVDQYIQAGCPLFSLAMLDLDGFKTINDSFGHTVGDAVLVETAKRLRKAIRPNDLLARLGGDEFVLFMNGKTADDAKAAMQDILFAIARPYDTSPHSAYMGVSIGVAEYPRHGSDYSMLLKNADNAMYQSKGEGKNRISIFLRPPESVDFSIRAAIHTGIEEGEFFMEFQPQFDVHRRLIGAEALMRWKSRTFGRVAPDQFIRIAEESGLMPFLGRWALRYACHHLREFRKHMPSFVMSVNVSPLQFEEASFDDSVLEVVAETGIDPAFLILEITESTLMHSKEKTQLALERLCKQGIQFSIDDFGTGFSSLAYLTRLPVTSIKIDKSFVRAIEPPSYPGGANRKLIAAMVNLAHSIDLLIVAEGIEDEEQFGFIRGVGCNLFQGYLLGKPMPAPQLQALLQNRPKGVA